One region of Priestia megaterium genomic DNA includes:
- a CDS encoding amino acid permease: MHSKKIEVPNELQRNMKSRHLFMISIGGVIGTGLFLNSGHIINEAGPGGAILAYLVVGFLMYLVMLCLGELTVSMPVTGSFQAYATKYIGPGTGFTVGWMYWLNWAVTVSVEFTASGLLMQRWFPDIPVWVWCAIFGTSLFIINSLSTRSFAETEFWFSSIKIVTILLFIIIGAGIIFGFLDTHGAKNTVQSVSTIMNNGGLFPNGFSSVFFAMIGVVFSFQGTELIGIAAGESENPHREIPRAIKNTVWRTVFFYVISMLILVSLVSWQKAGSVDSPFVYVFDNVGIPYAADVMNFVILTAVLSVANSGLYASTRMLWAMSREGFAGKSFSKLSQKGVPLRALSVTFLVACLSLLTSFIAANTVFLILVSIAGLAGITVWMLTALSQLNFRKAYIAEGNDINQLNFRTPLYPIVPITCFILCLVVIVSMAFVDSLRAALYCGIPFAIGCYAYYYLRIHKKIDKEKDTIILKRSSGE, translated from the coding sequence ATGCATAGTAAAAAAATAGAAGTACCCAATGAGCTTCAAAGAAATATGAAAAGCAGACATTTATTTATGATTTCAATCGGTGGAGTAATTGGAACAGGACTTTTTCTAAATTCGGGTCATATTATCAATGAAGCTGGTCCTGGTGGGGCTATATTAGCTTACCTCGTTGTGGGTTTCTTAATGTACTTAGTTATGCTTTGCCTTGGTGAATTGACCGTATCTATGCCGGTGACAGGGTCATTTCAAGCCTATGCAACAAAATATATAGGACCTGGAACAGGTTTTACTGTGGGATGGATGTACTGGTTGAATTGGGCAGTTACAGTAAGTGTTGAATTCACAGCATCTGGATTATTAATGCAGCGCTGGTTTCCTGATATTCCTGTTTGGGTTTGGTGTGCTATTTTTGGAACTTCTTTGTTTATCATTAACTCTCTGTCTACTCGGAGTTTTGCAGAAACAGAATTTTGGTTTTCAAGTATTAAAATCGTAACCATTTTATTATTTATTATAATTGGGGCAGGTATAATTTTTGGATTTCTTGATACTCACGGGGCAAAAAATACAGTTCAAAGTGTTTCTACCATAATGAATAATGGAGGACTTTTTCCAAATGGATTTAGTAGTGTTTTCTTTGCCATGATTGGAGTTGTTTTTTCTTTTCAGGGAACCGAATTGATTGGTATTGCAGCTGGAGAATCTGAAAATCCACATAGGGAAATCCCTAGAGCTATTAAAAATACAGTTTGGCGAACAGTATTTTTTTATGTAATTTCCATGCTTATCCTCGTTAGTTTAGTCTCCTGGCAAAAAGCAGGATCAGTGGATAGCCCATTTGTCTATGTTTTCGACAATGTTGGGATACCGTATGCAGCAGATGTGATGAATTTTGTTATTCTCACTGCGGTTTTATCGGTTGCAAATTCAGGGTTATATGCATCCACACGAATGTTATGGGCTATGAGCCGCGAAGGATTTGCTGGGAAATCTTTTTCAAAATTAAGCCAAAAGGGGGTACCATTACGCGCATTAAGTGTAACTTTTTTAGTAGCATGTCTATCCCTCTTAACAAGCTTCATTGCTGCTAATACTGTTTTTCTAATTTTAGTATCGATTGCTGGCCTAGCTGGTATCACTGTTTGGATGTTAACTGCCTTATCTCAATTAAATTTCCGTAAAGCTTATATTGCGGAAGGAAATGATATTAATCAATTAAACTTCCGTACACCTCTGTATCCTATTGTTCCAATTACCTGCTTTATACTCTGTTTAGTAGTCATTGTTAGTATGGCTTTTGTTGATTCTCTCAGGGCTGCTTTATACTGCGGTATCCCATTTGCAATTGGATGCTATGCCTACTATTACTTACGTATTCATAAGAAAATAGATAAGGAAAAAGATACAATAATATTAAAGAGAAGTTCTGGAGAATAG
- the hutP gene encoding hut operon transcriptional regulator HutP: MSNQVKQKNNFSMGKLTSLLVLLHNTELMKEVEQELDSRGYNYTVGKVGAMELSKVVAAVETSAKNNHIINANSYREVHALYHAILEAIQGVSRGTLQLGDILRTVGLTFSIVRGNIDSSGYGGEWISVCVYGTIGAPKKGFEHDALGFGFNHI; the protein is encoded by the coding sequence ATGAGCAATCAGGTTAAACAAAAGAATAATTTTTCAATGGGTAAGTTAACTTCTTTATTGGTTCTCTTGCATAATACTGAACTGATGAAAGAAGTTGAACAAGAACTGGACTCAAGGGGTTATAACTATACAGTTGGAAAAGTTGGGGCTATGGAGCTATCAAAAGTAGTTGCTGCTGTTGAAACAAGTGCTAAAAATAACCATATTATAAATGCTAATTCGTATAGGGAAGTCCATGCTCTTTATCATGCCATATTGGAAGCAATTCAGGGAGTAAGTAGGGGGACTTTACAGTTAGGAGATATTTTACGTACAGTTGGTTTAACTTTTTCAATTGTCAGAGGAAATATTGACTCCTCTGGTTATGGTGGAGAATGGATTAGTGTATGTGTCTATGGAACTATAGGGGCCCCAAAAAAAGGGTTTGAACATGATGCATTAGGTTTTGGATTTAACCATATCTAA
- the hutH gene encoding histidine ammonia-lyase yields MFVQIDGNSLTYEQIHQVIYEGYSVKISDHALENIKRSRALVEDSITNNKVIYGVNTGFGKFSDTVISKDDLADLQINLIRSHACGLGEPFPIEVSQVMLLLRANALAKGYSGIRLETLQLLIDCLNQNIVPVIPSQGSLGASGDLAPLSHLALLLVGEGEAVFNGEKMSGAEALKLAGLQPIKLQAKEGLALINGTQAMTAVGVVAYMEAQKLADLSDGIASLTLEGLQGIVDAFTPESHSVRPYPEQKQVAERILSYLDGSQLTTTQGQIRVQDAYSLRCIPQVHGAIQQVLNYVKEKLSIEINSATDNPLIFSDSGNVISGGNFHGQPIAFAMDFLGIAMSEVGNISERRIERLVNPQLSDLPAFLSPDPGLQSGLMITQYAAASLVSENKTLAHPSSVDSIPSSANQEDHVSMGTTAARHAYQIIQNSRRVLAIEAICAAQAADIRGVSKLAPETTKLYSRIRKSVPTITKDRIFSRDIEKLAADLKGVVKEVNYEMVR; encoded by the coding sequence ATGTTTGTTCAAATAGATGGTAACTCATTAACGTATGAACAAATTCATCAAGTTATTTATGAAGGTTATTCTGTTAAAATTAGTGATCACGCGCTAGAAAATATCAAAAGAAGTAGAGCTTTAGTGGAGGATAGCATTACCAATAACAAGGTAATTTACGGTGTGAACACAGGATTTGGGAAATTCAGTGACACAGTTATTTCAAAGGATGATTTAGCTGACTTACAAATCAATTTAATTCGAAGCCATGCTTGTGGGCTTGGGGAGCCATTTCCTATAGAAGTAAGCCAGGTTATGTTACTTCTAAGAGCTAATGCATTAGCGAAAGGCTATTCAGGAATTCGTCTAGAAACACTGCAGTTATTAATAGATTGTTTAAATCAAAATATCGTTCCAGTTATTCCTAGTCAAGGATCCCTAGGAGCAAGTGGTGATCTAGCTCCTCTATCGCACTTAGCCCTATTATTAGTTGGAGAAGGAGAAGCCGTCTTTAATGGTGAAAAAATGTCAGGTGCAGAAGCATTGAAATTAGCAGGCCTTCAACCAATCAAATTGCAAGCTAAGGAAGGGCTTGCTTTAATCAATGGAACCCAAGCTATGACTGCTGTAGGTGTGGTTGCTTATATGGAGGCTCAAAAGTTAGCTGACCTTTCAGATGGAATTGCTTCCCTAACATTAGAAGGTTTACAAGGAATTGTTGACGCTTTCACACCAGAATCTCATTCTGTAAGACCTTACCCTGAACAGAAACAAGTGGCTGAACGAATTCTTTCTTACCTTGACGGTAGTCAACTAACCACTACTCAAGGACAAATTCGAGTTCAAGATGCGTATTCATTACGATGTATCCCACAAGTCCATGGTGCTATTCAACAAGTTTTAAATTATGTAAAAGAGAAACTATCGATTGAGATAAACTCAGCAACAGATAATCCACTAATCTTCTCGGACAGTGGAAATGTTATTTCCGGTGGAAACTTTCATGGACAACCTATCGCTTTTGCGATGGACTTTCTTGGAATTGCAATGTCTGAAGTAGGAAATATTTCTGAAAGACGTATCGAACGATTGGTGAATCCCCAACTAAGTGATTTACCGGCATTTTTAAGTCCTGACCCTGGTCTTCAATCAGGCTTAATGATTACTCAATATGCTGCTGCTTCATTAGTTTCGGAAAATAAGACATTAGCTCATCCTTCTAGTGTAGACTCTATTCCATCTTCTGCTAATCAAGAAGATCATGTGAGTATGGGAACAACTGCTGCTCGCCATGCTTATCAAATTATTCAAAATAGTAGAAGGGTTCTTGCCATCGAAGCTATCTGTGCTGCTCAGGCTGCTGATATTAGAGGTGTAAGTAAGTTAGCTCCAGAAACAACGAAACTTTATTCGAGAATTAGAAAATCTGTTCCAACAATTACAAAAGATCGAATCTTCTCACGTGATATTGAAAAATTGGCTGCTGATTTA